In Myxocyprinus asiaticus isolate MX2 ecotype Aquarium Trade chromosome 8, UBuf_Myxa_2, whole genome shotgun sequence, a single genomic region encodes these proteins:
- the LOC127444733 gene encoding histone chaperone asf1b-B — protein sequence MAKVQVLNVAVLDNPSPFGNPFQFEITFECMEDLPEDLEWKIIYVGSAESEEYDQVLDSVLVGPVPAGRHMFVFQADAPNTGLIPESDAVGVTVVLITCTYRGQEFIRIGYYVNNEYTDPELRENPPVKPNYTQLQRNILASNPRVTRFHINWEATVDKMEDSENVDPAPNTMLPPTSMPGKAPPLGLMPDNSMDCL from the exons ATGGCCAAAGTGCAGGTGCTGAATGTGGCTGTTCTGGACAATCCGAGTCCTTTTGGAAACCCCTTTCAGTTCGAGATCACCTTTGAGTGCATGGAAGATCTCCCTGAAG ATCTAGAGTGGAAGATCATCTACGTGGGCTCTGCGGAGAGTGAGGAGTACGACCAGGTTCTAGACTCGGTTCTGGTCGGCCCGGTTCCTGCAGGCAGACACATGTTCGTGTTTCAG GCGGATGCTCCAAACACAGGACTGATCCCTGAGAGTGACGCAGTGGGCGTGACCGTCGTGCTGATCACATGCACATATCGCGGACAAGAATTCATTCGCATTGGCTACTATGTGAACAATGAGTATACGGACCCTGAGCTGCGGGAAAATCCACCAGTCAAGCCAAACTACACACAG CTGCAGAGGAACATCTTGGCATCAAACCCTCGAGTGACCCGTTTCCACATCAACTGGGAAGCAACGGTGGACAAGATGGAAGATTCGGAGAATGTTGATCCCGCCCCCAACACCATGCTCCCGCCCACCTCCATGCCTGGCAAAGCCCCGCCCCTCGGACTCATGCCTGACAACTCCATGGACTGCTTATAG